In one Cupriavidus taiwanensis genomic region, the following are encoded:
- a CDS encoding polyhydroxyalkanoate depolymerase, with product MLYQLHEFQRSILHPLTAWAQATAKTFTNPLSPMSLVPGAPRLAAGYELLYRLGKEYEKPAFDIKSVRSNGRDIPIVEQTVLEKPFCKLLRFKRYADDPETIKLLKDEPVVLVAAPLSGHHATLLRDTVRTLLQDHKVYVTDWIDARMVPVEEGAFHLSDYIYYIQEFIRHIGAENLHVISVCQPTVPVLAAISLMASAGEKTPRTMTMMGGPIDARKSPTAVNSLATNKSYEWFENNVIYTVPANYPGHGRRVYPGFLQHAGFVAMNPDRHLSSHYDYYLSLVEGDADDAEAHVRFYDEYNAVLDMAAEYYLDTIREVFQEFRLANGTWAIDGKPVRPQDIKGTALMTIEGELDDISGAGQTAAAHDLCAGIPKNRKLHLNAERCGHYGIFSGRRWREDIYPQLREFIRKYHQAPVAVASK from the coding sequence ATGCTCTATCAATTGCATGAGTTCCAGCGCTCGATCCTGCACCCGCTGACCGCGTGGGCCCAGGCGACCGCCAAGACCTTCACCAACCCTCTCAGCCCGATGTCGCTGGTACCTGGCGCACCCCGCCTGGCCGCCGGCTACGAACTGCTGTACCGGCTCGGCAAGGAATACGAAAAACCGGCGTTCGACATCAAGTCGGTGCGCTCCAACGGGCGCGACATCCCCATCGTCGAGCAGACCGTGCTGGAAAAGCCTTTCTGCAAGCTGCTGCGCTTCAAGCGCTATGCCGACGACCCCGAGACCATCAAGCTGCTCAAGGACGAGCCCGTGGTGCTGGTGGCCGCGCCGCTGTCTGGCCACCATGCCACGTTGCTGCGCGACACCGTGCGCACGCTGCTGCAGGACCACAAGGTCTATGTCACCGACTGGATCGACGCGCGCATGGTGCCGGTCGAGGAAGGCGCCTTCCACCTGTCCGACTACATCTACTACATCCAGGAATTCATCCGCCATATCGGCGCCGAGAACCTGCACGTGATCTCGGTGTGCCAGCCCACGGTACCGGTGCTGGCCGCCATTTCGCTGATGGCGTCCGCCGGCGAGAAGACCCCGCGCACCATGACCATGATGGGCGGCCCGATCGACGCCCGCAAAAGCCCGACCGCGGTCAACTCGCTGGCGACCAACAAGTCCTACGAGTGGTTCGAGAACAACGTCATCTACACCGTGCCGGCAAACTATCCCGGCCACGGCCGCCGCGTCTACCCGGGCTTCCTGCAGCATGCCGGCTTCGTCGCGATGAACCCGGACCGGCACCTGTCGTCGCACTATGACTACTACCTGAGCCTGGTCGAGGGCGATGCCGACGACGCCGAGGCCCACGTGCGCTTCTACGATGAATACAACGCGGTGCTCGACATGGCCGCCGAGTACTACCTCGACACCATCCGCGAGGTGTTCCAGGAGTTCCGCCTGGCCAACGGCACCTGGGCCATCGACGGCAAGCCGGTGCGCCCGCAGGACATCAAGGGCACGGCGCTGATGACCATCGAGGGCGAGCTCGACGATATTTCCGGCGCGGGCCAGACCGCCGCCGCGCACGACCTGTGCGCCGGCATCCCGAAAAACCGCAAGCTGCACCTGAACGCCGAGCGTTGCGGCCACTACGGGATCTTCTCGGGCCGGCGCTGGCGCGAGGACATCTACCCGCAGCTGCGCGAGTTTATCCGCAAATACCACCAGGCCCCGGTGGCCGTGGCTAGCAAGTAA
- a CDS encoding amino acid aminotransferase produces MSLFSAVEMAPRDPILGLNEAFNADTRPTKVNLGVGVYFTDEGKIPLLRAVQEAEKARLSTATPRGYLPIEGIAAYDQAVQTLLFGKESPLITEGRVVTAQALGGTGALKIGADFLKRLYPEAKVAISDPSWENHRALFESAGFPVVNYAYYDAPSHGLNFAGMVESLKSFPANTIVVLHACCHNPTGVDLSPEQWQQVVELVKERNLIPFLDMAYQGFADGIDADGAAVRLFADSGLPFFVSSSFSKSFSLYGERVGALSIVTTSKEEAQRVMSQVKRVIRTNYSNPPTHGGTVVATVLNSPELRAMWEEELAEMRDRIKLMRHALVDKLAAKGVPGDFSFVKAQRGMFSYSGLTSAQVDRLRNEHGIYAVGTGRICVAALNSRNIDAVVDAIAAVM; encoded by the coding sequence ATGAGTTTGTTTTCTGCCGTCGAGATGGCCCCGCGCGACCCGATCCTGGGCCTCAACGAAGCCTTCAATGCCGACACCCGCCCGACCAAGGTCAACCTGGGCGTTGGCGTGTACTTCACCGACGAAGGGAAAATCCCCCTGCTGCGCGCCGTCCAGGAGGCAGAAAAAGCCCGTCTGAGCACCGCCACCCCGCGCGGCTACCTGCCGATCGAAGGCATCGCGGCGTATGACCAGGCGGTGCAGACGCTGCTGTTCGGCAAGGAATCTCCGCTGATCACGGAAGGTCGTGTGGTGACGGCCCAGGCACTTGGCGGTACCGGCGCGCTGAAGATCGGCGCCGACTTCCTGAAGCGCCTGTACCCGGAGGCCAAGGTCGCCATCAGCGACCCGAGCTGGGAAAACCACCGCGCGCTGTTCGAGTCCGCCGGCTTCCCGGTAGTCAACTACGCCTACTACGACGCCCCCAGCCACGGCCTGAACTTCGCCGGCATGGTGGAATCGCTGAAGTCGTTCCCGGCCAACACCATCGTCGTGCTGCACGCCTGCTGCCACAACCCGACCGGCGTCGACCTGTCGCCCGAGCAGTGGCAGCAAGTGGTCGAACTGGTCAAGGAGCGCAACCTGATTCCGTTCCTGGACATGGCCTACCAGGGCTTTGCCGACGGCATCGATGCCGATGGCGCCGCGGTGCGCCTGTTCGCGGACTCCGGCCTGCCGTTCTTCGTCTCGAGCTCGTTCTCGAAGAGCTTCTCGCTGTATGGCGAGCGCGTCGGCGCGCTGTCGATCGTCACCACCAGCAAGGAAGAAGCGCAGCGCGTGATGTCGCAGGTCAAGCGCGTGATCCGCACCAACTATTCCAACCCGCCGACCCACGGCGGCACTGTGGTCGCCACCGTGCTGAACAGCCCGGAACTGCGCGCCATGTGGGAAGAAGAACTGGCCGAAATGCGCGACCGCATCAAGCTGATGCGCCACGCGCTGGTGGACAAGCTGGCCGCCAAGGGCGTGCCGGGCGACTTCTCCTTCGTCAAGGCCCAGCGCGGCATGTTCTCGTACTCGGGCCTGACCTCGGCCCAGGTCGACCGCCTGCGCAACGAGCACGGCATCTACGCCGTCGGCACCGGCCGCATCTGCGTGGCGGCGCTGAACAGCCGCAACATCGATGCAGTCGTCGACGCGATCGCAGCCGTGATGTAA